The following coding sequences lie in one Bacteroidota bacterium genomic window:
- the typA gene encoding translational GTPase TypA has protein sequence MQEIRNIAIIAHVDHGKTTLVDRILYQVKLFRDNQEVQELILDSNDLERERGITILAKNVSVRYKGIKINIIDTPGHADFGGEVERVLNMADGVLLLVDAFEGPMPQTRFVLQKAIEMGLKPIVVINKVDKPNCRPEEVQEAVFELMFNLGATEDQLNFTTVYGSSKEGWMSDHYNKPAQDISHLLDVIIRDIPAAKFIEGTPQLQITSLDYSSYVGRIAVGRLHRGTLQAGMPVALVKRDGSITKHTIKELYVFEGLGKERIKTPVHAGDIVALLGIDDFEIGDTVADAENPEAMPPIKIDEPTMSMLFTVNNSPFYGKEGKFVTSRHLRERLFRETEKNLALRVEETDSPESLLVYGRGILHLSVLVETMRREGYEFQLGQPKVIIKVIDGVKHEPVETLTVLVPEDFAGRVIEQVTMRKGELLEMHPKGDRMHLEFSIPARGIIGLRNNILTATEGEAIIAHRFKDFEPWKGELPNRTNGALISLDTGTAIPYSIWKLQDRGRFYINPNEEVYAGQVIGENSRQGDLVVNVCKTKKLTNVRAAGSDEKILIIPAIRFSLEEYMENIREDEYLEVTPRSLRLRKIILDENERKRYSKSVSYE, from the coding sequence ATGCAGGAAATCAGAAACATAGCTATCATCGCCCACGTTGACCACGGCAAAACTACCCTGGTTGACAGAATCTTGTATCAGGTCAAATTGTTCAGGGACAATCAGGAAGTGCAGGAACTCATCCTCGACTCCAACGATCTTGAGCGCGAACGTGGAATCACCATTCTGGCAAAAAACGTTTCGGTAAGATATAAAGGCATTAAAATCAATATCATCGACACTCCCGGTCACGCCGACTTCGGAGGCGAAGTAGAGCGCGTGCTTAACATGGCCGATGGCGTATTGCTGCTGGTGGATGCTTTCGAAGGTCCCATGCCTCAAACCCGATTTGTGCTTCAGAAAGCCATCGAAATGGGACTGAAACCGATTGTAGTAATTAATAAGGTGGACAAACCCAACTGCCGGCCGGAAGAAGTGCAGGAAGCGGTATTCGAACTGATGTTCAACCTGGGAGCCACCGAAGATCAGCTGAATTTTACCACGGTTTACGGCTCATCCAAAGAAGGCTGGATGTCCGATCATTACAACAAACCCGCACAGGATATTTCACATCTGCTCGATGTGATCATCAGGGATATCCCTGCAGCAAAATTCATCGAAGGCACTCCGCAGCTTCAGATCACCTCGCTCGACTATAGCTCATATGTGGGCCGCATTGCTGTGGGCCGCCTGCACAGGGGCACCCTTCAGGCAGGGATGCCTGTTGCGCTGGTGAAGCGTGATGGCAGCATCACAAAACACACCATCAAGGAGCTGTATGTTTTCGAGGGCCTTGGCAAAGAGCGGATTAAGACACCAGTGCATGCGGGCGACATTGTCGCATTGCTGGGTATCGACGATTTCGAAATTGGCGATACCGTGGCCGATGCCGAAAATCCGGAAGCCATGCCGCCCATCAAGATTGATGAGCCCACGATGAGCATGCTGTTCACCGTGAACAACTCGCCATTCTATGGCAAGGAGGGCAAGTTTGTCACATCCAGGCATCTGAGGGAGAGGCTTTTCCGGGAAACAGAGAAAAACCTCGCACTTAGGGTCGAAGAAACCGACTCCCCGGAAAGTCTCCTGGTGTATGGCAGGGGTATTCTGCACCTGAGTGTGCTGGTCGAGACGATGCGTCGTGAAGGGTATGAGTTTCAGCTGGGTCAGCCCAAGGTGATCATCAAAGTGATTGACGGCGTAAAACACGAACCTGTTGAAACCCTCACTGTGCTTGTGCCGGAAGATTTTGCCGGAAGAGTGATCGAGCAGGTAACCATGCGCAAGGGCGAATTGCTCGAGATGCATCCGAAAGGCGATCGCATGCACCTGGAATTCAGCATTCCTGCCCGTGGCATCATTGGTCTGCGAAACAATATCCTCACAGCAACAGAAGGTGAAGCCATCATCGCCCACCGTTTTAAAGATTTTGAACCCTGGAAAGGCGAACTGCCAAACCGCACCAATGGCGCCCTCATTTCGCTCGACACAGGCACAGCTATACCTTATTCTATCTGGAAGCTTCAGGACAGGGGGCGTTTTTACATCAATCCGAACGAAGAAGTCTATGCCGGTCAGGTGATCGGCGAAAACAGCCGTCAGGGCGACCTGGTGGTTAATGTGTGCAAAACCAAAAAGCTGACCAATGTGCGCGCAGCTGGTTCCGACGAAAAGATCCTCATCATCCCGGCGATCAGGTTTTCGCTTGAGGAATACATGGAAAACATCCGTGAGGACGAATACCTCGAAGTGACACCTCGCAGCCTGCGTTTGAGAAAGATCATACTCGACGAAAATGAGCGCAAAAGGTATTCAAAATCTGTAAGTTATGAATAA
- a CDS encoding LEA type 2 family protein: protein MNKKAIIILLFSALMFHSCSVIDQIAQTQALKQCTFDIKGLDKINLAGIELRQGMKRSDLTAPQVIQLTGAFFNNELPLTFNVLLNIDNPNDRQAMMSRMDYSVILDGREMLSGRLDDSFSIPAKGNTVVPVTVQADLLKLFSGQQADALANLAFRLTGNQGTHPVELQVKIKPYIEVGLRQVAYPGFMTLKKTF, encoded by the coding sequence ATGAATAAGAAGGCGATAATAATTCTCCTGTTCTCAGCATTAATGTTCCATTCCTGCAGCGTGATTGACCAGATTGCGCAAACCCAGGCACTCAAGCAATGCACCTTCGACATCAAAGGCCTCGACAAAATCAACCTGGCCGGTATTGAGCTCCGTCAGGGCATGAAGCGTTCCGACCTGACGGCACCTCAGGTAATACAACTAACCGGAGCGTTTTTCAACAACGAACTCCCTCTGACTTTCAATGTGTTGCTGAACATTGACAACCCAAACGACCGGCAGGCGATGATGTCGCGCATGGACTACAGCGTGATACTCGACGGTCGGGAAATGTTAAGCGGTAGGCTTGATGATTCATTTAGCATTCCGGCCAAAGGCAATACAGTGGTTCCGGTGACTGTTCAGGCCGATCTGCTCAAGCTCTTCAGTGGGCAGCAGGCCGATGCCCTGGCCAACCTTGCCTTCCGTTTAACTGGCAATCAGGGTACCCATCCTGTTGAGCTTCAGGTAAAAATAAAGCCTTATATTGAAGTTGGCTTGCGTCAGGTAGCCTATCCGGGTTTCATGACCCTCAAAAAAACCTTCTAA
- a CDS encoding glycosyl transferase, with protein sequence MRILFAVQGTGNGHLSRASQLYPVLSRYGRVDVLVSGKSHSLKPSFPVRYQFDGLGFAFGRNGGIDFYKTYSDARIWKFLKSVEEVPVRNYDLVINDFEPVTAWACRLRDVPAIALSHQSALLKPGVPKPQTSDLAGELVLRHYAPANEAVGFHFAAYHPDIFTPVIRSELYSIKPRQGRHYTVYLPAYSIEKLIGILPVIRGRHWQVFARVQAAFRPRPDMLVVPVDAQDFMQSLASSVGVLCGAGFETPAEALHLGIPLMVVPMRAQYEQACNAAALEQLGVKVIWKPTGLNSSAILGWIEENHSLSMHYPDVAEASIERALWLFHQKPEQPATWSLSGLRSLLAG encoded by the coding sequence ATGAGGATACTGTTTGCAGTTCAGGGCACCGGCAATGGACATCTGAGCCGGGCCTCACAGTTGTACCCTGTACTTTCGCGCTACGGCCGCGTGGATGTGCTTGTGAGCGGTAAATCGCATTCGCTGAAGCCATCATTTCCAGTGCGTTATCAATTCGACGGACTGGGTTTTGCATTTGGACGGAATGGCGGAATAGATTTTTACAAAACGTACAGTGATGCCAGGATCTGGAAATTTCTGAAATCCGTTGAAGAAGTTCCTGTCAGGAATTACGATCTGGTGATCAACGATTTTGAGCCGGTGACGGCCTGGGCCTGCAGGTTACGCGATGTGCCCGCCATTGCGCTGAGCCACCAGTCGGCTCTTCTCAAGCCCGGGGTGCCAAAACCTCAAACCTCAGACCTCGCCGGAGAGCTTGTACTTCGTCATTATGCACCTGCCAACGAAGCTGTCGGTTTTCATTTTGCGGCATACCACCCCGATATTTTCACTCCGGTTATCCGCAGCGAACTTTATTCCATAAAGCCCAGGCAAGGCAGGCACTACACAGTATATTTGCCAGCTTATTCGATAGAGAAGCTTATAGGCATACTTCCGGTGATTCGTGGAAGACACTGGCAGGTATTTGCCAGGGTGCAGGCCGCATTCCGGCCCAGACCCGATATGCTTGTGGTTCCGGTTGATGCCCAGGACTTTATGCAAAGTCTGGCATCTTCAGTCGGGGTGTTGTGCGGGGCTGGTTTCGAAACGCCTGCCGAAGCACTTCACTTGGGCATCCCGTTGATGGTTGTGCCCATGCGCGCCCAGTACGAACAAGCCTGCAACGCTGCCGCACTCGAACAGCTTGGTGTTAAGGTCATATGGAAACCAACGGGCTTAAACTCTTCAGCAATACTTGGTTGGATAGAAGAAAACCATTCCTTGAGCATGCACTATCCGGATGTTGCGGAAGCTTCCATCGAACGCGCACTTTGGCTGTTTCATCAAAAGCCGGAACAGCCTGCCACCTGGAGCTTGTCAGGTTTACGTTCTTTGCTGGCTGGTTAG
- a CDS encoding UDP-2,3-diacylglucosamine diphosphatase, producing the protein MATNRRRPEIVVISDVHLGTRGCRAAELHAYLKSIDPKILILNGDIIDIWQFRKNYWPPLHMKIVKQIIAMAARKTKVYYITGNHDEMLRRFNGFTIGNLHIVNQLTLDLDGESTWFFHGDVFDVVMQYSKWLAKLGAIGYDTLIWLNTNVNSVRSGLKMEKVSFSKKVKENVKSAVKFINDFEATAAELAARKGYGAIVCGHIHHPEIRNISTSHHEVKYMNSGDWIENLTALEYEHEVGWSLFDFRLSGLNVSSRPVADEAIFAIDELKANELFALMVKEFNG; encoded by the coding sequence ATGGCTACAAACCGCCGACGTCCGGAAATTGTTGTGATTTCTGATGTGCATCTGGGTACCAGGGGTTGCCGTGCAGCCGAACTTCATGCTTATCTAAAAAGCATCGATCCAAAAATACTCATTCTCAACGGAGATATCATCGACATCTGGCAATTCAGAAAAAACTACTGGCCTCCCCTGCACATGAAGATTGTGAAGCAAATCATTGCCATGGCAGCCCGCAAAACAAAAGTGTATTACATCACCGGAAACCACGATGAGATGTTGCGTCGCTTCAATGGCTTCACAATAGGCAACCTGCATATAGTCAATCAGTTAACCTTGGATCTTGATGGCGAAAGCACATGGTTTTTCCATGGCGACGTGTTTGATGTGGTGATGCAATATTCCAAATGGCTGGCCAAACTGGGGGCGATTGGTTATGATACCCTCATCTGGCTCAACACCAATGTCAACAGTGTGCGTTCTGGACTGAAGATGGAAAAGGTATCGTTTTCGAAAAAGGTGAAGGAAAACGTAAAATCGGCCGTAAAGTTTATCAACGATTTTGAGGCTACAGCTGCCGAACTTGCCGCGCGCAAAGGTTATGGCGCCATTGTTTGCGGGCATATTCATCACCCGGAAATCCGGAATATTTCTACCTCACATCACGAAGTAAAATACATGAATTCAGGCGATTGGATTGAGAACCTCACGGCATTGGAATATGAGCACGAAGTGGGCTGGAGCCTTTTCGATTTTCGTTTGAGTGGCCTGAATGTTTCATCACGTCCCGTTGCCGATGAGGCAATTTTCGCCATTGACGAGCTGAAGGCCAATGAGTTGTTTGCTTTGATGGTCAAAGAGTTCAACGGATGA
- a CDS encoding sterol desaturase family protein: protein MEWYFAVLLVLGGFLFMEFVAWFSHKYIMHGFLWVLHKDHHIRDGRKFEWNDVFALIFATPSFLFIFYGIKDAFDWKFYIGLGIALYGLAYFLFHDVLVHRRLHMLDKLSNRYLRATITAHLDHHKPNAHYNYGFLLAPWKYYKEEWARNKTLKQ from the coding sequence ATGGAATGGTATTTTGCAGTATTGCTTGTGTTGGGCGGATTCCTGTTTATGGAATTTGTGGCCTGGTTCTCGCACAAATACATCATGCACGGATTCTTGTGGGTGCTGCACAAAGATCACCACATCCGCGACGGGCGCAAATTTGAATGGAACGACGTTTTTGCACTCATTTTTGCTACGCCCAGCTTTCTTTTCATCTTCTACGGCATCAAGGATGCTTTCGACTGGAAATTCTACATCGGACTCGGAATTGCGCTCTATGGCCTGGCCTATTTCCTGTTTCACGATGTGCTTGTGCACCGCAGGCTTCACATGCTCGATAAACTGAGCAACCGTTACCTGAGGGCAACCATCACCGCACATCTTGACCATCACAAACCCAATGCCCATTACAATTACGGATTTTTGCTGGCCCCCTGGAAATATTACAAAGAAGAGTGGGCGCGCAACAAAACCTTGAAACAGTGA
- the idi gene encoding isopentenyl-diphosphate Delta-isomerase, whose product MTTQDEFVVLVDEQDRPLGLMEKMEAHRKALLHRAFSIFLFNNDGQMLLQQRAMTKYHSPGLWTNTCCSHPRHEETLEQATSRRLKEEMGMSCDMRKAFDFIYKADVGQGLTEHEFDHVFIGITDDQPEINTDEVASWKYVGMKELYKDVEQHPEKYTVWFKIALKQLQEYLKTNKIA is encoded by the coding sequence ATGACAACACAAGACGAATTTGTGGTATTGGTTGATGAGCAGGACCGACCATTGGGCTTGATGGAAAAAATGGAAGCTCACCGAAAAGCCTTGTTGCACAGGGCCTTCTCAATTTTCCTTTTTAACAATGATGGTCAGATGCTTCTCCAGCAGCGGGCCATGACCAAATACCATTCGCCAGGACTTTGGACCAATACCTGCTGCAGCCATCCTCGCCATGAGGAAACACTGGAGCAGGCCACATCGCGCCGCCTGAAAGAAGAAATGGGCATGAGTTGTGATATGCGCAAAGCTTTCGACTTCATTTACAAAGCCGACGTAGGTCAAGGTCTTACAGAGCACGAATTCGACCATGTTTTTATCGGCATCACCGACGATCAGCCTGAGATAAATACCGACGAGGTGGCTTCGTGGAAATATGTCGGTATGAAAGAGCTTTATAAGGATGTTGAACAGCATCCCGAAAAATACACCGTATGGTTCAAAATTGCCCTCAAACAACTTCAGGAATATTTAAAAACCAATAAAATAGCTTAG
- the crtI gene encoding phytoene desaturase, translating into MMGKRVIVIGAGFSGLSAAATLARHGFEVEVIEKHNMPGGRARRFSESGFTFDMGPSWYWMPDVFEQYFAYFGKKVSDYYTLERLDPSYRMYFDNDQMIDLPADLDAIKALFEQIEPGSAEKLQKFLDDARFKYEIGINRLVHKPAKSLTEYLEWDIIKGALKLDLFQSFASFIRKYFKDPRLLRALEFPVIFLGATADKIPALYSLMNYGDIVLGTWYPKNGMYSIVQGFEKLAVEQGVKFSYNEEVLELPVQNGTINQVITNKRSVPADYVIASADYHHVEQKLLPKAYRRYDESYWDSRVMSPSSLIYYLGIGKKLNNVLHHTLIFNPEFDQHARDIYDTPRWPEKPAVYLSCTSATDPTVAPEGMENLFILIPVAPGLNDTDEIRQHYFDLSINRIEEVTGNRFRNDIVYKRFYSNRDFAKDYYAYKGNAYGLANTLMQTAILKPSMFSKKVKNLLYTGQLTTPGPGVPPTIISGQVAAREIIKKQKTTL; encoded by the coding sequence ATGATGGGTAAGAGGGTCATTGTAATCGGAGCCGGATTTTCCGGCCTTTCGGCAGCAGCAACGCTTGCCAGACATGGGTTTGAAGTGGAAGTGATTGAAAAGCACAACATGCCCGGTGGACGAGCGCGTCGCTTCAGCGAAAGTGGTTTTACTTTCGATATGGGGCCAAGCTGGTATTGGATGCCCGATGTTTTTGAACAGTATTTTGCCTACTTCGGAAAGAAAGTTTCCGATTATTACACCCTTGAGCGTCTCGATCCCTCTTACCGGATGTATTTCGACAATGACCAGATGATTGATCTACCTGCAGATCTGGATGCCATCAAAGCATTGTTCGAACAGATTGAACCGGGTAGCGCTGAAAAACTTCAGAAGTTTCTCGACGATGCCAGATTTAAATATGAAATAGGAATCAACCGCCTGGTGCACAAGCCGGCAAAAAGCCTGACCGAGTATCTGGAATGGGATATCATTAAAGGTGCACTCAAGCTCGACCTTTTCCAGTCGTTTGCCTCATTCATCCGGAAATACTTCAAAGACCCCCGTCTGCTCCGGGCACTTGAATTTCCCGTGATCTTTCTCGGAGCCACTGCCGATAAGATTCCTGCATTGTACAGCCTGATGAATTATGGTGATATTGTGCTGGGCACCTGGTATCCGAAAAACGGCATGTATAGTATTGTGCAGGGGTTCGAAAAACTGGCCGTCGAGCAAGGGGTAAAATTCAGCTACAACGAGGAAGTGCTGGAGCTACCGGTTCAAAATGGTACTATTAATCAGGTGATTACAAACAAAAGAAGCGTTCCGGCCGACTATGTCATCGCCAGTGCCGATTATCACCACGTGGAGCAGAAGCTGTTGCCCAAAGCCTACCGGCGATACGACGAAAGCTACTGGGACAGCCGGGTGATGTCGCCATCATCGCTCATTTATTACCTGGGTATCGGCAAGAAGCTCAACAATGTGTTGCACCACACCCTGATCTTCAATCCTGAATTTGACCAGCATGCCCGCGATATTTACGATACCCCACGCTGGCCTGAAAAGCCCGCCGTTTACCTGAGCTGTACCTCTGCTACCGATCCTACCGTAGCTCCCGAAGGAATGGAAAACCTTTTCATTCTGATTCCTGTGGCACCAGGCCTGAACGACACCGACGAAATCCGCCAGCATTATTTCGACCTGAGCATCAACAGGATAGAAGAAGTTACCGGGAATAGGTTCCGCAACGATATCGTTTACAAGCGTTTTTATTCGAACCGGGACTTTGCCAAGGACTATTACGCATACAAAGGAAATGCTTACGGACTGGCCAATACCCTGATGCAGACAGCCATCCTGAAGCCATCCATGTTTAGTAAAAAGGTGAAAAATCTCTTATATACCGGACAACTTACTACCCCCGGCCCCGGCGTGCCACCAACCATCATCTCGGGGCAGGTAGCTGCAAGAGAAATCATTAAAAAACAAAAAACAACCCTATGA
- a CDS encoding cation:proton antiporter, with translation MLLAIQDFTLPLRDPVLIFSIILFIILFAPIILNKLKIPYLIGLIIAGAVIGPNGLNLLLRDSSITLYGTVGLLYIMFLAGLEIDLGTFRKNSGKSLVFGLFTFTIPMALGIAAGLHLLNFSLMSSILLASMFASHTLLSYPIVSKLGIQNSRSVVITVGGTLITDTMALLVLAVIANLAVGEVGQDFWLRLGISITVFALVVMFLFPLLGRWFFKKFDDSILQYIFSLAMVFLGAALAQAAGIEHIIGAFLAGLALNRLIPRTSPLMNRIEFVGNALFIPLFLIGVGMLVDYRAFVRDTETILVAAVMTVVAISGKYIAAFITQKVFGMASHERNIIFGLSNAQAAATLAAVTVGYNIILGHDASGAPIRLLNDAVLNGTIVMILITCTVASLATQRGAQHQALLEMGDEVETEAHSENILVALSNERTMSELVNMSLLFKSKSNKHDIVALHIVNNEKDKEMSEKNADKMLDRASEIAAASDVVMRKILRYDLNLVNGITSVAKELKSTDLLLGVDPKKGLSENFIHNLSEGILSKTDLTVWITKAYQPFQTVKRYVVIIPDRAEREIGFPLWIVKLWNLCRNTGAKLKIFATQQTIRWLEVVQKNQPIQLNCEPFEEWDDLLIISREIEENDAMILVMSRKGYVSYNDAMTKVPHYLNKYFRDNNYILLFPAQSTGNTENLSMSDDAVFEPLSDNIERLEDFGKAIGKLFKRK, from the coding sequence ATGCTTTTAGCAATTCAGGATTTCACCTTGCCCCTGAGAGACCCTGTCCTCATATTTTCCATCATACTATTTATCATCCTCTTTGCGCCAATTATTCTCAACAAGCTTAAGATTCCATACCTAATAGGTCTGATCATTGCCGGTGCAGTGATTGGTCCGAATGGTCTGAACCTATTGCTTCGCGACAGCAGCATAACGTTATACGGCACGGTGGGTTTGCTTTACATTATGTTTCTCGCAGGGCTTGAGATCGACCTGGGTACTTTTCGCAAAAACAGTGGCAAAAGTTTAGTCTTCGGGCTGTTCACCTTTACGATTCCAATGGCGTTAGGCATTGCTGCTGGCTTGCATTTGCTCAATTTTTCGCTCATGAGTTCGATTTTACTTGCCAGCATGTTTGCTTCGCATACGCTTTTGTCGTACCCGATTGTCAGCAAACTCGGCATACAAAACAGCAGGTCAGTGGTAATTACGGTTGGTGGCACCCTGATCACCGATACCATGGCGCTGCTTGTGCTGGCAGTGATTGCAAACCTGGCTGTGGGCGAAGTCGGACAGGATTTCTGGTTGCGTCTGGGCATCTCGATCACCGTATTTGCGCTTGTGGTAATGTTTTTGTTTCCTCTGTTGGGACGTTGGTTTTTTAAGAAATTCGACGACAGCATCCTGCAATACATCTTCTCGCTGGCCATGGTTTTTCTGGGAGCTGCACTGGCCCAGGCTGCTGGCATTGAGCACATCATTGGCGCATTTCTGGCCGGTTTGGCGCTCAACAGGCTTATCCCGCGCACCTCACCACTCATGAACCGCATCGAGTTTGTGGGAAATGCCTTGTTTATTCCGCTTTTCCTGATCGGTGTAGGTATGCTGGTGGACTACAGGGCCTTTGTTCGTGATACGGAAACCATACTCGTTGCTGCAGTGATGACCGTGGTTGCCATCTCAGGAAAATATATAGCGGCTTTCATCACCCAGAAAGTTTTCGGAATGGCCTCGCACGAGCGCAATATCATTTTTGGGCTGAGTAATGCCCAGGCGGCAGCAACCCTTGCTGCAGTAACAGTGGGCTACAATATCATTCTGGGCCACGATGCCTCCGGTGCACCGATCCGACTGCTAAACGATGCCGTGCTCAATGGTACAATCGTAATGATTCTCATCACTTGCACAGTGGCTTCCTTGGCAACCCAAAGAGGCGCACAGCACCAGGCCTTGCTCGAGATGGGGGATGAAGTTGAAACAGAAGCTCATTCAGAAAATATTCTCGTAGCATTGTCGAACGAAAGGACAATGAGCGAGCTGGTGAACATGAGCCTACTGTTTAAATCGAAAAGCAACAAGCACGATATTGTAGCCTTGCACATAGTTAATAATGAAAAAGACAAGGAAATGTCGGAGAAAAATGCCGACAAGATGCTCGACCGGGCTTCGGAGATTGCCGCCGCTTCCGATGTGGTGATGCGCAAAATCCTCCGATACGACCTCAACCTCGTCAATGGCATCACCAGCGTAGCAAAAGAGCTTAAAAGCACCGACCTGCTGCTCGGGGTGGATCCGAAAAAAGGGTTGAGCGAAAACTTTATTCACAACCTTTCGGAAGGCATCCTCAGTAAAACTGACCTCACTGTTTGGATTACAAAAGCTTACCAGCCATTTCAGACGGTAAAACGTTATGTCGTCATCATTCCCGACAGAGCAGAACGCGAAATAGGCTTTCCGCTCTGGATCGTCAAACTTTGGAATTTGTGTCGGAATACAGGGGCAAAGCTCAAGATTTTCGCAACACAGCAAACCATCAGGTGGCTGGAGGTGGTTCAGAAAAATCAACCCATCCAGCTTAACTGCGAACCTTTTGAAGAATGGGATGATCTGCTCATCATCAGCCGCGAAATAGAGGAAAACGACGCGATGATCCTGGTAATGAGCCGCAAAGGCTATGTTTCGTACAATGATGCCATGACGAAAGTTCCGCACTACCTGAATAAATACTTCAGAGACAACAACTACATATTGTTGTTTCCGGCACAATCAACAGGTAATACGGAAAATCTCAGCATGAGTGATGACGCTGTATTTGAACCACTTAGCGACAATATCGAACGTCTCGAAGATTTTGGAAAAGCTATCGGTAAGCTATTCAAACGAAAATAA
- the rpsO gene encoding 30S ribosomal protein S15: MYLTKEKKAEIFQEISGSATNTGAPESQIALFTFRIKHLTEHLKKNKKDMATMRALVNLVGKRRKLLDYLKERDIERYRQIIKDLGIRK; the protein is encoded by the coding sequence ATGTATCTGACCAAGGAAAAAAAAGCTGAAATTTTTCAGGAGATCAGTGGATCGGCCACCAATACCGGAGCACCTGAATCGCAGATTGCATTGTTTACCTTTCGCATCAAGCACCTGACGGAGCATCTCAAGAAGAACAAAAAGGACATGGCCACCATGCGCGCGCTGGTCAACCTTGTAGGCAAACGCAGGAAACTGCTGGATTATCTGAAAGAAAGAGACATTGAGCGCTACCGCCAGATTATCAAAGACCTCGGTATCCGCAAATAA